A region from the Candidatus Paceibacterota bacterium genome encodes:
- a CDS encoding DUF5659 domain-containing protein, whose amino-acid sequence MTTKPTEKEYFKSSDLALAAVLFLFFPLEGIDKENPRKALFLFEKDSDGHLDETITDYWRGELKVEPRRYFEALRQIKARLYEN is encoded by the coding sequence ATGACGACCAAACCAACCGAAAAAGAATACTTCAAAAGCTCCGACCTCGCACTGGCGGCGGTGCTTTTTCTTTTCTTTCCGCTCGAGGGAATAGATAAAGAAAATCCGAGAAAAGCATTATTTCTCTTTGAAAAAGATAGCGATGGACACCTAGACGAAACGATCACTGATTATTGGCGCGGGGAATTAAAGGTCGAGCCCCGCAGATATTTTGAGGCTCTCCGCCAGATCAAAGCGCGCCTTTACGAAAACTGA
- a CDS encoding helix-turn-helix domain-containing protein — MNSNIDKLFTIEEVAKILRVSGRSVTRYIESGKLKASKIGVWRIKESDLHAFLEKTSNTKRRK; from the coding sequence ATGAATTCAAACATCGACAAACTTTTTACGATTGAGGAAGTCGCTAAAATTTTGCGGGTTAGCGGCCGATCGGTTACGCGTTATATCGAGTCTGGGAAGCTTAAGGCATCAAAAATCGGCGTGTGGAGAATTAAGGAGTCTGATTTGCACGCGTTTTTAGAAAAGACGAGTAATACAAAAAGAAGAAAATAG